A genomic region of Glycine max cultivar Williams 82 chromosome 15, Glycine_max_v4.0, whole genome shotgun sequence contains the following coding sequences:
- the MYB52 gene encoding MYB transcription factor MYB52 — protein sequence MTRRCSHCTNNGHNSRTCPSRGGGGVKLFGVRLTDGSIIKKSASMGNLNLSSSSSSAAAAHLQFRSSPSSSNLPAASSPNPSSPCSDPPQGYLSDDPAHVSTFANRRGDRKKGVPWTEEEHRLFLIGLQKLGKGDWRGIARNFVVSRTPTQVASHAQKYFIRQSHATRRKRRSSLFDMVPDMSSDQPSVPEEQVLLPPPENSQPCNGKSQPSLNLSLKSEFEPMETTSQENVQQTNEPMMGSNRLTPMAPHGCFPAYLPVPFPVWPSTWVHPFEEVKGGETCHHQIHKPIPVIPKEPVNVDELVGMSHLSIGEAQVRDREPSPLSIKLLGEPSRQSAFHANVPVGSSDLNNGKDNAIQAV from the exons ATGACTCGGCGCTGCTCCCACTGCACCAACAACGGCCACAACTCCCGGACATGCCCGTCGCGGGGAGGGGGCGGCGTCAAGCTGTTCGGGGTGAGGCTGACGGATGGATCAATCATAAAGAAGAGCGCTAGCATGGGGAACCTTAacctctcctcctcctcctcctccgccgCCGCCGCACATCTGCAATTCcgttcatctccttcttcttccaacCTCCCCGCGGCCTCATCGCCCAATCCAAGCTCCCCGTGCTCCGACCCGCCCCAAGGCTACTTGTCCGATGACCCCGCCCACGTCTCCACCTTCGCTAACCGCCGCGGTGATAGAAAAAAAG GTGTGCCATGGACTGAAGAAGAACATCGGCTGTTCTTAATTGGTCTCCAGAAGCTGGGCAAAGGAGACTGGCGTGGGATAGCACGTAATTTTGTTGTATCAAGAACCCCTACTCAAGTAGCAAGTCATGCCCAAAAGTATTTTATCCGGCAGAGTCATGCTACCAGGAGAAAGAGACGTTCCAGCCTTTTTGACATGGTTCCAGATATG TCTTCAGATCAACCTTCTGTGCCAGAAGAACAAGTGCTGCTTCCACCTCCCGAGAACTCACAACCTTGCAATGGAAAATCACAGCCTTCATTAAATCTCTCCCTCAAATCAGAATTTGAACCTATGGAGACTACTTCTCAAGAAAATGTGCAACAGACCAATGAACCTATGATGGGATCAAACAGATTGACACCAATGGCTCCTCATGGATGCTTTCCCGCATATTTACCTGTTCCTTTTCCCGTGTGGCCATCAACTTGGGTTCACCCCTTTGAAGAAGTTAAGGGAGGAGAGACATGCCACCATCAGATCCACAAGCCAATCCCAGTCATTCCAAAGGAACCTGTTAATGTTGACGAACTTGTGGGAATGTCTCATCTAAGCATTGGGGAAGCACAGGTACGTGATAGAGAGCCTTCCCCTCTTTCCATAAAGTTGTTAGGAGAGCCCTCAAGGCAGTCAGCATTCCATGCAAATGTCCCGGTTGGTAGTTCGGATTTAAACAATGGCAAGGACAACGCAATTCAAGCTGTCTGA